A portion of the Pseudorasbora parva isolate DD20220531a chromosome 1, ASM2467924v1, whole genome shotgun sequence genome contains these proteins:
- the dusp19b gene encoding dual specificity protein phosphatase 19b, which yields MNSLAQEIAGFSAARLRKQSTRVTTVTGQKLVETRRGEDFHVTRDTERESDAACGFVQDLNLDLQVGVIRPFLLLSSQDAAHDIETLNKLKVTHVLNVSYGVQNVFPDLFTYKTVTMMDIPETDITSYFPECFEFIKEASQQDGVVLVHCNAGVSRSASVVIGFLMSQEKMSFDEAFSAVKTARPSIQPNPGFISQLKKYNAIQTL from the exons atgaacTCTCTCGCGCAGGAGATCGCGGGATTCTCCGCCGCGCGCCTGAGGAAGCAGAGCACGCGAGTCACGACCGTCACGGGACAGAAACTCGTGGAGACGCGCCGCGGCGAGGATTTCCACGTCACGCGCGATACAGAGCGCGAGAGTGACGCGGCGTGCGGGTTTGTGCAGGACTTGAACCTGGACCTGCAAGTGGGCGTCATAAGACCCTTCCTCCTACTCT catCCCAGGATGCAGCCCATGACATAGAAACATTGAATAAGTTGAAG GTGACTCATGTGCTGAATGTGTCGTATggggttcagaatgtgtttccTGATCTCTTCACGTATAAGACTGTGACCATGATGGATATTCCCGAAACAGACATCACCTCATACTTCCCTGAATGCTTTGAGTTCATAAAAGAAGCCAGtcaacag gatgGCGTGGTGCTGGTCCACTGTAACGCTGGAGTGTCTCGCTCTGCTTCTGTGGTCATCGGGTTCCTCATGTCCCAGGAGAAGATGTCGTTTGATGAAGCTTTCAGTGCTGTGAAAACTGCCCGGCCGTCCATCCAGCCAAACCCAGGCTTTATCAGTCAGCTGAAGAAATATAATGCCATACAAACATTGTGA
- the LOC137079454 gene encoding zinc finger protein 883-like — translation MSCELSIQKQLFSIMDSLVSSIVTEICQLDIFQSKRQNGNTDTDIKLKNLTAAISKITNSTAEHICRILHKASTGPRKDLTQADKLNNIIVQQSDGRGRPLNTQYPNVKDQEHATEGNQEDVISDVSGIQDCTTDDLQTVEDEPELRFEEAFDHEEEQECQSFAEDESIHPSTEESESVDHQKEERNQTNSKDESKDISVLSNIVTLDILETGLDVITDATEEVQLDAKDELNTCGTCGKTFTYLNNLRRHRQKFHGGDTAHDCQECGECFGSRHLLQIHRRVHKVEKPHKCTLCEKSFRLPNHLRNHMTSHGKERPFICSTCGKSFTLISILRSHERTHGGEKNFVCLQCGSRFLTKTYLDYHQRVHTGEKPYPCKHCGKSFAQKGNLKAHERLHTGEKPFRCEDCGKSFVHANTFKSHKQLHTGVKAFCCELCGKGFRRGTHLKTHLLTHSGDKPFSCDICEKTFTLKGSLKTHKLTHTGQKSFACSICNTLFTQASSLAKHRRVHTGEKPHRCQNCGRSFAQSSHLTYHSKVCHSVNSYAEEN, via the exons ATGTCGTGTGAACTCTCCATCCAGAAGCAACTGTTCTCAATAATGGACAGTTTAGTCTCGTCTATAGTGACAGAAATTTGTCAGCTTGATATATTTCAGTCAAAACGTCAAAATGGAAATACAGACACTGATATTAAATTG AAGAATCTGACAGCTGCTATTAGCAAGATAACAAACTCAACAGCTGAACACATCTGCAGAATCCTTCATAAAGCATCAACTGGACCAAGAAAAGATCTTACACAAGCAGATAAGCTCAACAACATCATAGTACAGCAGTCTGATGGGCGGGGAAGACCACTTAACACTCAATACCCCAATGTCAAAGACCAAGAACATGCCACAG AAGGAAACCAGGAAGACGTAATCTCAGACGTGTCAGGAATCCAGGATTGCACCACAGATGATCTTCAGACTGTTGAA GACGAGCCTGAGTTGAGATTTGAAGAAGCATTTGATCATGAAGAGGAACAAGAGTGTCAATCTTTTGCTGAAGATG AATCAATACACCCCAGTACAGAAGAATCTGAATCTGTAGACCATCAAAAAGAAGAACGAAACCAAACAAACTCCAAAGATGAATCAAAAGACATTTCTGTGCTTTCAAACATAGTCACACTGGATATACTCGAAACAGGATTGGATGTGATTACGGATGCTACTGAAGAAGTGCAGCTGGATGCAAAAGATGAGCTGAATACATGCGGGACATGTGGAAAGACATTCACTTACCTTAATAACCTCAGAAGGCACCGGCAGAAGTTTCACGGTGGAGACACGGCTCACGATTGCCAGGAGTGCGGAGAGTGTTTCGGCAGCAGACACCTCCTACAAATCCACCGCAGAGTCCACAAGGTGGAAAAACCACACAAATGCACGCTCTGCGAGAAGTCGTTTCGCTTGCCAAACCACTTGAGGAATCACATGACGAGTCACGGTAAGGAGAGACCGTTCATTTGTTCCACATGTGGGAAAAGTTTCACACTGATAAGCATCCTCAGATCTCATGAGCGAACTCATGGGGGCGAGAAAAATTTTGTTTGCCTGCAGTGCGGTTCCCGGTTTCTCACCAAAACGTACCTGGACTACCATCAGCGAGTTCACACCGGTGAAAAGCCCTACCCGTGCAAACACTGCGGCAAAAGCTTCGCCCAAAAGGGTAACCTCAAGGCACACGAAAGGCTGCACACGGGCGAAAAACCCTTCCGATGCGAGGACTGCGGCAAAAGCTTCGTACACGCCAACACCTTCAAATCCCACAAACAGCTCCACACGGGAGTCAAAGCATTTTGCTGCGAGCTCTGCGGGAAGGGCTTTCGGCGAGGAACGCATCTCAAGACTCATCTACTGACGCATTCTGGAGACAAACCGTTTAGTTGCGACATATGTGAGAAGACTTTCACCCTCAAGGGCTCTCTGAAGACACACAAGCTCACTCATACGGGACAGAAGAGCTTTGCTTGTAGCATATGCAATACGCTTTTTACTCAGGCCAGCTCGCTAGCAAAACACAGACGGGTTCACACGGGAGAGAAGCCACATCGCTGCCAAAACTGCGGAAGGTCTTTCGCTCAAAGCAGCCATCTTACCTACCACTCGAAAGTTTGTCACTCAGTTAACTCTTATGCGGAAGAGAACTAA
- the pnp5a gene encoding purine nucleoside phosphorylase 5a has protein sequence MFPESSTGYSYEDCQATADWLLSQTAVRPMVGIVCGSGLGGLADALKDPVAFNYKDIPNFPQSTVHGHAGRLVFGTLKGRPCVCMQGRFHLYEGYTIQKITMPMRIFKLLGVETVILTNAAGGLNQDYKVGDIMIIKDHLNMPGFAGNNPLAGPNDDRFGVRFPCMSDAYDRDLQQLALDVGSELGFSDFLREGVYCVLGGPSFETIAECRMLHKLGADAVGMSTVHEVIVARHCGMSVFALSLITNKAVMDYDSEEKANHEEVLQTGKQRAEQLERLVSTIVTRIEHNNNYA, from the exons ATGTTTCCTGAGAGCAGCACTGG GTACAGCTATGAGGATTGCCAGGCCACCGCTGACTGGCTCCTGTCCCAGACTGCAGTGCGTCCTATGGTGGGCATTGTGTGTGGCTCGGGTTTGGGTGGACTGGCTGATGCGTTGAAAGACCCGGTGGCCTTCAACTATAAGGACATCCCCAACTTCCCCCAAAGCACAG TGCACGGTCACGCAGGTCGACTGGTGTTTGGCACTTTGAAGGGTAGACCATGTGTCTGCATGCAGGGAAGGTTTCATCTCTATGAGGGATATACCATCCAAAAG ATTACGATGCCTATGCGGATATTCAAACTTCTGGGTGTGGAGACCGTGATCCTCACCAACGCGGCTGGCGGTCTGAACCAGGACTATAAAGTGGGCGACATCATGATCATCAAAGATCATCTCAACATGCCTGGATTTGCTGGAAACAACCCTCTGGCGGGACCCAATGACGACAG GTTTGGTGTTCGTTTCCCCTGCATGTCTGACGCCTACGATCGAGATCTGCAGCAGCTGGCGCTGGACGTGGGGTCTGAGCTCGGTTTCAGTGATTTCCTGCGAGAGGGCGTGTACTGCGTATTAGGAGGACCTTCATTTGAGACTATCGCAGAGTGCCGCATGCTGCACAAGCTGGGAGCTGATGCTGTCG GCATGAGCACTGTTCACGAGGTGATCGTGGCACGTCACTGTGGCATGAGCGTCTTCGCTCTGTCTTTGATAACTAATAAAGCAGTTATGGACTACGACAGTGAAGAAAAAGCCAATCACGAGGAGGTTTTGCAGACGGGCAAGCAGAGAGCAGAGCAGCTGGAGAGGCTGGTGTCCACCATAGTCACCCGAATTGAGCACAACAACAACTACGCCTAA